The following nucleotide sequence is from candidate division TA06 bacterium.
GAAGCGCGGAGGTCTGCCGCCGCAAGTTGTCGGGAAAAGCCATCGCATGGGTGTCCCAAGCGGTGACCGGAGGCGACCCGCGACAGTATAAGTTTCCGTTTGCCCTGTGGACGCGAGAAGCGGTGGCGGTTCTGATCCATCGTCGCTACGGGGTGAAGTTGAGCCGCAATTTGGTGGGACGGTTGTTGGCTCAGATGGGCATCACGCCCCAGAAGCCGCTGGGGCGAGCCTATCAGCAGGATCCTGTCCGGGTGCGGAAGTGGCTTGAAGAAGCGTATCCGGCCATTGAGCGAGAGGCTAAGTAAGATCAAGGCCGTCATCTGGTTCGGAGACCAAGCCGGCCTGCGAAGC
It contains:
- a CDS encoding winged helix-turn-helix domain-containing protein, whose protein sequence is MPGSAEVCRRKLSGKAIAWVSQAVTGGDPRQYKFPFALWTREAVAVLIHRRYGVKLSRNLVGRLLAQMGITPQKPLGRAYQQDPVRVRKWLEEAYPAIEREAK